From a region of the Streptacidiphilus albus JL83 genome:
- a CDS encoding class I SAM-dependent methyltransferase: MSRTFDDLVTEADTVSVDGWDFSWLDGRATEQRPSWGYAAAMGERMGLARAALDLQTGGGEVLAGVPRLPALTVATESWPPNIAKATRLLHPLGVAVVAESEELPLPFAEDAFDLVVSRHPVATRWTEIARVLQPGGSYFSQQVGPASVFELVEYFLGPLPAAVRRGRHPDDARAAAEAAGLTVTDLRFEQLRTEFLDIGAVVYFLRKVIWMVPGFTVEQYRPQLRALHQQIQADGSFVAHTTRFLIEARKPV; encoded by the coding sequence ATGTCACGCACCTTCGACGACCTGGTCACCGAGGCCGACACGGTGTCCGTCGACGGCTGGGACTTCTCCTGGCTCGACGGCCGCGCCACCGAGCAGCGCCCCAGCTGGGGCTACGCCGCCGCGATGGGCGAGCGGATGGGTCTGGCCCGGGCCGCGCTCGACCTGCAGACCGGCGGCGGCGAGGTGCTGGCCGGCGTCCCCCGGCTGCCCGCGCTGACGGTCGCCACCGAGTCCTGGCCGCCGAACATCGCCAAGGCCACCCGGCTGCTGCACCCGCTGGGCGTGGCGGTCGTGGCCGAGTCGGAGGAGCTGCCGCTGCCCTTCGCCGAGGACGCCTTCGACCTGGTCGTCAGCCGCCATCCGGTGGCCACCCGGTGGACCGAGATCGCCCGGGTGCTGCAGCCCGGCGGCAGCTACTTCTCCCAGCAGGTCGGTCCGGCCAGCGTCTTCGAGCTGGTCGAGTACTTCCTCGGCCCGCTGCCGGCCGCCGTCCGGCGCGGCCGGCACCCGGACGACGCGCGGGCGGCGGCCGAGGCCGCCGGACTCACCGTCACCGACCTGCGCTTCGAGCAGCTGCGCACCGAGTTCCTGGACATCGGCGCGGTGGTCTACTTCCTCCGCAAGGTGATCTGGATGGTCCCCGGCTTCACCGTCGAGCAGTACCGGCCGCAGCTGCGGGCGCTGCACCAGCAGATCCAGGCCGACGGGTCCTTCGTCGCGCACACCACCCGGTTCCTGATCGAGGCCCGCAAGCCGGTCTGA
- a CDS encoding ATP-binding protein, whose product MAAHRTASSGLLERGRELRILGEALDSLAADGPAAGIAERLLVFTGAAGLGKTSMVAEVQTQAEQRGLLVLSSRGGEQEQRSAFHVVRSLLRPLLAQVDAEGQRALLGSWYEIVAGAVGLGTEGDSGSAPPDPQGVRDGLDWVVTNLAVSRGPLVLTLDDAHWADAESLAWLASFAARVEGLPLLLVFAYRPNEMPAGAEAFVALPGRSGVSPLGLSALTPEAVGELVRTMYRTEPGEEPAAEVAAADPAGGPVVEDAFCREAWAVTGGNPFETVELVAKARELGLPPDGTACPQLRELASATKGSGLVARLERLGTRAVRLAWSVAILGIQTPLELAAALAGLTRSEAVEAAGQLRAARILTGSQILEFVHPLIATTVYRGIAEELRTELHEQAGWAVLNAGLGPIAAARHWLEVPPRGNAAVVEQLRFAARQFMNAGAPESAQRCLSRAVEEPPPLDQRAWVLFELGHSTLLYDPAATVGHLRAALDQPGLPLELRENIAVWLAQSLSHSNHLKEGAEVVAAAAETAGSAAAWLRFQVWNLMWCAFDADEEGSPARSARLAELARRVEDDIAGTAVGSVAGTGDSVAGRYVLGLRAWDAVVRGEPKETVLHYADLALDGGLSWTDPEWAFEVPVLAALTYMYCDRVDRYEALFAKGIAEFEDAGWRGAHLAFGHTILGYARYRTGNLAEAEESARLGLDIANRVGPGLPVHWFAVGTLITILVARGGADEAAALARRYDFHAPYSAAVVFPDSPTVLGGLLYALGDQAGAVREFTAAGARLDAREMRNPGWCGWQQGLASAHAAEGRLDTARAVAAEALLRAEGFGTDSAVGTALRCSAELAEGEARVDLLTRAVERLERCSAPYELSRAALDLGRALGAAGRAEEAEAQLGRAAELAAACAADVVADEARRELAELLASG is encoded by the coding sequence ATGGCAGCACACCGGACCGCCAGTAGTGGACTGCTGGAGCGCGGGCGCGAACTCAGGATCCTCGGCGAGGCGTTGGACAGCCTCGCGGCCGACGGCCCGGCCGCGGGCATCGCCGAGCGGCTGCTGGTCTTCACCGGCGCGGCCGGCCTCGGCAAGACCAGCATGGTCGCCGAGGTGCAGACCCAGGCCGAGCAGCGCGGACTGCTGGTGCTGTCCTCGCGCGGCGGCGAGCAGGAGCAGCGGTCGGCCTTCCACGTCGTCCGGAGCCTGCTGCGACCGCTGCTGGCCCAGGTCGACGCGGAGGGGCAGCGCGCCCTCCTCGGCAGCTGGTACGAGATCGTCGCGGGCGCCGTCGGCCTCGGCACGGAGGGGGACTCCGGCTCCGCCCCGCCGGACCCCCAGGGTGTCCGCGACGGGCTGGACTGGGTGGTCACCAACCTGGCGGTCTCCCGCGGGCCGCTGGTGCTGACACTGGACGACGCCCACTGGGCCGACGCCGAGTCGCTGGCCTGGCTGGCCTCCTTCGCCGCCCGGGTCGAGGGGCTGCCGCTGCTGCTGGTGTTCGCCTACCGGCCGAACGAGATGCCGGCCGGCGCCGAGGCGTTCGTCGCGCTCCCGGGCCGCAGCGGCGTCAGCCCGCTGGGGCTGTCCGCGCTCACCCCGGAGGCCGTCGGCGAGCTGGTCCGCACCATGTACCGGACCGAGCCGGGGGAGGAGCCCGCCGCCGAGGTCGCGGCCGCTGACCCGGCGGGCGGCCCCGTGGTCGAGGACGCCTTCTGCCGCGAGGCCTGGGCGGTCACCGGCGGCAACCCGTTCGAGACGGTGGAACTCGTCGCCAAGGCCCGTGAACTCGGGCTGCCGCCGGACGGGACGGCCTGTCCGCAACTGCGCGAGCTCGCCTCGGCGACCAAGGGCAGCGGCCTGGTCGCCAGGCTGGAGCGGCTCGGCACCCGTGCGGTCCGGCTCGCCTGGTCGGTCGCGATCCTCGGCATCCAGACGCCGCTGGAGCTGGCCGCCGCCCTGGCCGGACTGACCCGGTCCGAGGCCGTCGAGGCGGCCGGGCAGCTGCGCGCGGCCCGAATACTGACGGGGTCCCAGATCCTGGAGTTCGTCCACCCGTTGATCGCGACGACGGTCTACCGGGGGATTGCCGAGGAGCTCCGTACCGAGCTGCACGAGCAGGCCGGCTGGGCGGTGCTGAACGCCGGCCTCGGCCCGATCGCGGCGGCCCGGCACTGGCTGGAGGTGCCGCCGCGCGGCAATGCCGCCGTGGTCGAGCAGCTGCGCTTCGCCGCACGCCAGTTCATGAACGCCGGGGCGCCCGAGTCGGCCCAGCGCTGCCTCAGTCGGGCGGTGGAGGAGCCGCCGCCGCTCGACCAGCGGGCCTGGGTGCTGTTCGAACTCGGCCACTCGACCCTGCTCTACGACCCCGCCGCGACCGTCGGCCACCTGCGCGCCGCCCTGGACCAGCCCGGCCTCCCGCTGGAGCTGCGGGAGAACATCGCGGTCTGGCTCGCCCAGTCGCTGTCCCACAGCAACCATCTGAAGGAGGGCGCCGAGGTGGTCGCGGCGGCCGCCGAGACGGCCGGCTCGGCGGCGGCCTGGCTGCGGTTCCAGGTGTGGAACCTGATGTGGTGCGCCTTCGACGCCGACGAGGAGGGCTCACCGGCCCGCTCCGCCCGGCTCGCGGAGCTGGCCCGGCGGGTCGAGGACGACATCGCCGGGACGGCCGTCGGCAGCGTCGCCGGGACCGGGGACTCGGTCGCCGGCCGGTACGTCCTGGGGCTGCGGGCCTGGGACGCGGTGGTGCGCGGCGAGCCCAAGGAGACCGTGCTCCACTACGCCGACCTGGCCCTCGACGGCGGGCTCAGCTGGACCGACCCGGAGTGGGCCTTCGAGGTGCCGGTGCTCGCCGCCCTCACCTACATGTACTGCGACCGGGTCGACCGTTACGAGGCGCTCTTCGCCAAGGGGATCGCCGAGTTCGAGGACGCCGGCTGGCGCGGCGCCCACCTCGCCTTCGGCCACACCATCCTCGGCTACGCCCGCTACCGCACCGGCAACCTCGCCGAGGCGGAGGAGAGTGCCCGGCTCGGCCTCGACATAGCCAACCGCGTCGGCCCCGGCCTCCCGGTCCACTGGTTCGCGGTCGGGACGCTGATCACGATCCTGGTCGCGCGCGGCGGCGCGGACGAGGCGGCGGCGCTCGCCCGGCGCTACGACTTCCACGCCCCCTACTCGGCGGCCGTGGTCTTCCCGGACTCCCCGACCGTGCTCGGCGGACTGCTGTACGCCCTCGGCGACCAGGCCGGCGCGGTCCGGGAGTTCACCGCCGCCGGCGCCCGGCTGGACGCCCGGGAGATGCGCAACCCCGGCTGGTGCGGCTGGCAGCAGGGACTGGCGTCCGCGCACGCGGCCGAGGGCCGGCTCGACACCGCCCGCGCCGTCGCGGCGGAGGCGCTGCTCCGGGCGGAAGGTTTCGGCACCGACTCGGCGGTCGGCACGGCCCTGCGCTGCAGCGCCGAGCTGGCCGAGGGGGAGGCCCGAGTCGACCTGCTGACCCGTGCGGTGGAACGGCTGGAGCGCTGCTCCGCCCCGTACGAGCTGAGCCGGGCCGCCCTCGACCTCGGACGGGCCCTGGGCGCCGCCGGTCGGGCCGAGGAGGCCGAGGCGCAGCTCGGCCGCGCGGCGGAGCTGGCGGCGGCCTGCGCCGCCGACG
- a CDS encoding terpene synthase family protein, protein MPQPFELPEFYMPYPARLNPHLESARTHSKAWAREMTMIEGSGIWDERAFDAHDYALLCAYTHPECDAAELALVTDWYVWVFFFDDHFLDIYKRSKDMAGAKAYLDRLSAFMPADGGAPALEPTNQVEAGLADLWARTAPGMSPGWRSRFIESTEHLLDESLWELDNINEGRIANPVEYIEMRRKVGGAPWSAGLVEHAVGAEVPAEVSASRPLLVLRDTFADAVHLRNDLFSYQREVEEEGELSNGVLVLEEFLGCTTQEAAESVNDLLTSRLQQFEHTVFTELPPLFAEHGLDPKSCLDVMTYVRGLQDWQSGGHEWHLRSSRYMNGGGPGAAVLPSAAGAVLPDGAALPDGAAALGRLLDGPLGLGTSAARLAASLASVPALAAEPAGPAGLPAGVDLALRKHTHVPFTPVGHLPLPEFYLPFTVELNPHLDLAREHLVDWARRVGIFDDVPQVWDERRLRDIDLPLCAAGIHPDAAAEELDVTSGWLAWGTYADDYYPVVFGRSPDQAAAKLCNERLLGFMPLDLVPALLPANGLERGLSDLWTRTAGPMGPEARAAFRTTVEVMIDSWLWELANQKENRVPDPVDYIEMRRRTFGSDLTMSLCRIGHGRTVPPEVYRSRPLTAMENAAADAACLLNDMFSYQKEIQYEGELHNGVLVVEQFFDCDRFQALRIVNDLMASRVRQFEHVIEFEFPVMYEDFDLSAEARLTLDGYAQELRNWLAGILVWHRDCFRYDEATLRRVYEAPPSPGLGLSALGIPAPAAPEFGASEFGASLGTSAVRFWQPAPAPVGPR, encoded by the coding sequence ATGCCGCAGCCGTTCGAGCTCCCCGAGTTCTACATGCCGTACCCAGCGCGGCTGAACCCCCATCTGGAGAGCGCCCGTACCCACTCCAAGGCGTGGGCACGCGAGATGACGATGATCGAGGGCTCGGGCATCTGGGACGAGCGCGCCTTCGACGCGCACGACTACGCGCTGCTCTGCGCGTACACCCACCCCGAGTGCGACGCCGCCGAGCTCGCCCTGGTCACCGACTGGTACGTGTGGGTCTTCTTCTTCGACGACCACTTCCTGGACATCTACAAGCGCAGCAAGGACATGGCCGGCGCCAAGGCCTACCTCGACCGGCTGTCCGCCTTCATGCCGGCCGACGGCGGCGCCCCCGCGCTGGAGCCGACCAACCAGGTCGAGGCCGGCCTCGCCGACCTGTGGGCGCGGACCGCGCCGGGGATGTCGCCGGGCTGGCGCAGCCGCTTCATCGAGAGCACCGAGCACCTGCTGGACGAGTCCCTCTGGGAGCTCGACAACATCAACGAGGGCCGGATCGCCAACCCGGTCGAGTACATCGAGATGCGCCGCAAGGTCGGCGGCGCGCCCTGGTCGGCCGGGCTGGTCGAGCACGCCGTGGGCGCGGAGGTCCCGGCCGAGGTCTCGGCCAGCCGTCCGCTGCTGGTGCTCAGGGACACCTTCGCGGACGCGGTCCACCTGCGGAACGACCTCTTCTCCTACCAGCGCGAGGTGGAGGAGGAGGGCGAACTCTCCAACGGGGTGCTGGTGCTGGAGGAGTTCCTGGGCTGCACCACCCAGGAGGCGGCCGAGTCGGTCAACGACCTGCTCACCTCCCGGCTGCAGCAGTTCGAGCACACCGTGTTCACCGAACTGCCGCCGCTCTTCGCCGAGCACGGCCTGGACCCCAAGTCCTGTCTGGACGTCATGACCTATGTCCGGGGCCTCCAGGACTGGCAGTCGGGCGGCCACGAGTGGCACCTGCGCTCCAGCCGCTACATGAACGGCGGCGGCCCGGGCGCAGCGGTGCTCCCCTCCGCCGCCGGGGCGGTCCTCCCGGACGGGGCCGCCCTCCCGGACGGGGCCGCCGCGCTCGGACGGCTGCTGGACGGCCCCTTGGGCCTGGGCACCTCGGCCGCGCGGCTCGCCGCCTCGCTGGCCTCGGTCCCGGCCCTGGCGGCGGAGCCGGCCGGCCCCGCCGGGCTGCCGGCCGGGGTGGACCTCGCCCTCCGCAAGCACACCCACGTCCCGTTCACGCCGGTGGGCCACCTGCCGCTGCCCGAGTTCTACCTGCCGTTCACGGTGGAGCTCAACCCGCACCTCGACCTCGCCCGGGAGCACCTCGTCGACTGGGCCCGGCGGGTCGGCATCTTCGACGACGTCCCGCAGGTCTGGGACGAACGGCGGCTGCGCGACATCGACCTGCCGCTGTGCGCGGCCGGGATCCACCCCGACGCCGCCGCCGAGGAGCTGGACGTCACCTCCGGCTGGCTGGCCTGGGGGACCTACGCCGACGACTACTATCCGGTCGTCTTCGGCCGCAGCCCCGACCAGGCCGCCGCCAAACTGTGCAACGAGCGGCTGCTCGGCTTCATGCCGCTCGACCTGGTCCCCGCGCTGCTCCCGGCCAACGGGTTGGAGCGCGGGCTGTCCGACCTGTGGACCCGCACCGCCGGACCGATGGGCCCGGAGGCCCGGGCCGCCTTCCGGACCACCGTCGAGGTGATGATCGACAGCTGGCTGTGGGAGCTGGCCAACCAGAAGGAGAACCGGGTGCCCGACCCGGTCGACTACATCGAGATGCGCCGCCGGACCTTCGGCTCGGACCTGACGATGAGTCTGTGCCGGATCGGCCACGGCCGGACCGTGCCGCCGGAGGTCTACCGCTCCCGGCCGCTGACCGCCATGGAGAACGCCGCGGCGGACGCCGCCTGCCTGCTCAACGACATGTTCTCGTACCAGAAGGAGATCCAGTACGAGGGCGAGCTCCACAACGGGGTGCTGGTGGTGGAGCAGTTCTTCGACTGCGACCGGTTCCAGGCGCTCCGCATCGTCAACGACCTGATGGCCTCCCGGGTCCGTCAGTTCGAGCACGTGATCGAGTTCGAGTTCCCGGTGATGTACGAGGACTTCGACCTCTCGGCCGAGGCCCGGCTGACCCTGGACGGCTACGCCCAGGAGCTGCGCAACTGGCTCGCCGGGATCCTGGTCTGGCACCGCGACTGCTTCCGCTACGACGAGGCCACCCTCCGCCGGGTCTACGAGGCGCCCCCGTCGCCCGGGCTCGGCCTGTCGGCCCTCGGCATCCCGGCTCCCGCCGCCCCGGAGTTCGGCGCCTCGGAGTTCGGCGCCTCGCTCGGCACCTCGGCCGTCCGCTTCTGGCAGCCGGCCCCCGCCCCGGTCGGCCCGCGCTGA